GGATATATTTCAAGAATGTCTAGAATCCCCCTATATCTGGCACACATTTGGATGTACTAACCATACCTCATAAACCCAGGGGTCAAGTTGTTTATGGCTGGAAGCCTGAAGGCTATTTGTTCTTTGTTGTTACTGAATCGATGGTTCCTTGATCGGTGCTACGAGGATGGTCCTCAGCACCAAGTGGAAGACGTGTCCTCCTCCTGATGGCTCCAGCATAGCCTCGTGTACACAGGCTGAGCTTCATGAGGAAAGGGACTGTGTCCATCTCATTCCTCACACTATCCAGGCCACCTAGCTGTGTACACATTATGTCATCGGTTTTTTTGTGTgcgttttttggccacactgctcgTCATACAGGAtcttgttccccaaccagggatcgcacccgtgccccttgcagtggaagtgcgaagtcttaaccactggattgccagggaagtcccatgtctttgttttttgtttttttccattcattgAAAGTAGATACAGCAAGTTTCCTATTGCTACTTTACACGTGGAGAAATGAGGGAAGCCCACAGTTAAGTAAGAAGTGGTGTCATGGTGACAGGACTGTTGTCATGATGAAATATTATGTGTGAAGTGCTTTCCTTGGTGCCCTGGCAGATAGAAACCCTCACTGATGATAGCACAGGCCATGTTTATGATTGATTGTTGCCAAAAGAGCACAGCCAGTTGGTCACAGAGTGAGATTTAGAACCGAGTCTTCCCACTCCCTGAGTCCCCAGCAGTGAGCCCCACTGATGGTCCCATTCCCAGGCCAGTCCTCCATGGCTGAGCCCTGGGCTCCACGTAGCTCAGCTCTGAGTCCTCACGCCCCGTCCCCTCCCCCTGTGACTGCAGTAAGCCTTGGTTTGCTTGCCTGTAAACAGTGGTAACAGAACAATGGGATGGATGCTATGTGAACCCCAAATAGtgtgataccaaaaaaaaaaaaaaaaagcctctcttTCTGCTTTAGCTTTGAAGTAATACAAATCCCTTCAAATCAAACCTTTGTCAAGAACCGTGCCATTTTAGAGCTGGTGAAGCTATTGatgagtacagtaagtcccctgcatacgaacgagttccattccaagagcgcGTCCgttaagtccagtttgttcgtgAGTCGAACAAAGTGAgcctaacacaatcggctatttAGTGCTGTACTGTAATAAGTTTATAaaacttttcacacaaatacatgaaaaacaaacaaaaaataaaggcattttaaattttatagtatagcaccttgaaaagtacagtagtacagtagtacagctggcacacaggggctggcatcgagtgaacaggcaagaagagccactgactggaggagggagaggaggtggggggtggtagagctgaaggatggtCAGCAGTAGGAGACGAGGGCGAGCTGCAGTTccactcacgcctgacgtggaTGGCACAGGTCTGGTCCCTTGGTGGATTCAGTTCTATTGACTCTCTTGAagaaacgatccagtgatgtctgggtcgtagctctttttttctcctcacagatgacacggtagcactggattgcattctgaacggctgctgccaCCTTCATGTACCGTTCTGTGTtggggtcctgtgcctcaaaaactaacagtgcctcctcaaagaaagaaagtccccttgccatttcctgcgtcgtgaatctcttcagtgctgcagttacttccttttcctcttgtcaCTCCACTCCCTCAATTAATTTCACTTTTGCTTCCATCGTTATTGCTTGgcacttcttagcagtaccagctacatcaccactgcttttacgcttgcttctggacatcttggacttgaaataaagatactgtactactatACTCTATACACTGCTagacagtaaagtacacaaaagcacaaccactcgTAGAGGATACACGCTCGTGACAATGTGCGCCAGACACGTGagctaacttatgtgattggacatgcgaacacaTGTTAGCATGTTTGAAAGTTCACAAcgtgaaggttcatatgtaggggacttactgtaagtACAAAACTCTTGGTTGCTTTTGCAAAGTGGCAGGGACACTTCAGCTGGTAAGAAGTACCATTCTGTTTCAGGCATAGTCTGGAAATATGCAAGTTGTGAATTGGGCAAGGTTTTCAGAAGATGTCTCTTGCGTAAGGTGCCACAAGGCCATCCATTGGGCCACCAAAGGGACAACGTGAGGATCAGATGGGATAAAGTATAAGAAGATGAGATAAAGTTTATGAAACTTTGAATAGTTTGTGGTCGGGAGAGGTGAATGATTCAACACGCTGGTGGcctggctgaaaaaaaaaaactcatgccGATGGCTGTGTGAGAACAGCTTGTCCAGGGGTGCTCGTGGCAGATGGGCCAGTCAGGAGGGTATTGCGGTCCTCTGGGCAGTGAGCTATAACCAGGGGAGAGGAAACATGGTCTTGCCGGTTCTAGGTTGTGGAAAGGATGGGTAGAGAGGAATTTAAGTAGAGGAGAAAGGGTTAGCTTTCCTGGacaggggttaggatttcagtgtatgaattttgggggtgtGGGAGCAATTCAGTCCATAGGAGGCAGATGCTGCTACCTGTTTACAGCTTCGCAGATTGCAAGAAGCCATACGTCATGCCTTCAATTGCCTAAAAATTGGCCACAACTCTGTTAGGAAAAGAGACTTTAGAAGACCAGagaaacagtgtgtgtgtgtagaagttGGTTTGTAACTGGGTGGAGAAGCTGCTGGACTTCTGTTCTTGTCAGAAGGCCTGGACTGAGGAGCAAGGGTTCTAAGGCTGCCCCGCCGATAACCTGCTGCTGAAATTAGGAAGAGGAGGGATGAGAAATGGTGTTCCATGCATATCCCAGTATCTtcctattaatttctttttttttaagattttttgatgtccaccatttctttcttaagtctttactgaatttgttacagtattccttttgttttatgttttgattctttggccctgaggcatgtgggatcttagctcccccaccagggatcgaagccgcaccccctgcgttggaaggctaagtcttaaccactggacctttAGGGAAATGCCTCCTATTAATTTCTGTGTTCAGTCAAATTAGACCAAATCCATACACATATCTACCAAGCATCTTCACTGTGCAAAGAAAATGCTGCTGGAGACCACCCATCACTTAACAGCCCAGCCTGAGGGTGCCGTGGGGAAGCCAGGGTCTGTGTGAGGTCCCAGGTGGGAGGGTACACCTAGGagctggggcaggcaggaggctcTGTGGGTGTGAAAGGATTTGACAGAGTGCAGCAGCAGTGGTCTCTCTGCCAGGAAATCCTTCCCCATCACAGGCTGAGTCACCTGCCTCCCCTGCGCCGGCCTCAGCTGGAGAAGTCGTTTGGTTTGCAAGTGACTGCTCAGCGTGGGCTTACTCGAGGGCCACGttgattttgttgttcttttcgcTGCTGCTGTATTGAACTGGGAAGTCCACTCTAGATCCCCCTGAATGAGTAGCCCATTACCTCACCTGACTGTTTCTCTACTCTTCCACTATTTCATTTAACTCTTCCTGCCAGTGGTTGAGTGTGTTATCATCAGTTCTCGTTTGAGTTCTTGTGCCTTCAGGGACTGGGGAATATAGAGgtcttattttcatttactaaGCAGCATCCTTTCCTGTCGCTTTGCTGCAGAGAACGTTGGTTTCCTTGtttgtatttaaaaaaggaagaaaatcttctTACTAAAACAGTGAATAGATTAATAACCCTGTTGAAATCATTTCGCAGTATCTCTTCTTCAGACGACCTccacagaggagagaaaatgctGTGAAGGTCTCAGAGGTGGATGGTTCTTATAAGTAATCTGCTGGTGGGATTTTGCATCACTGTGTGTTGCTGGCTGGGGTGGGTGGTTCAAGGGAAATGGGAGCACGTGAGTTCAATGCTTGTTTCTTGTTCTATCTTTTCTGTAACCAGGCTATATTGTCCGGTGCTTTGCAGCAGCTTCTGTTTTCCTTTACCCCCAAAGGGGGAAACAAATGTGTATTATCATGATGTTTTGTGCTTGGCAGGTACGCACAAAAATTTCTGCAGTAGCTGCCTGCACTTCTGGTTGAGATATACTTTAAGTGACGCGTGGTGGTTATTTTCCCTTCAGGAGTTGGAGCCCTAGTCTGGGGGTGGAAAATGGCAATAACATGGACACCTCTGTTCTTGGAAATGAAGTAACCACTTGGGTTCTCAATAAACAATAAATTGCAGTGCGTTACAATCCTAAGAAAAGCTACATGGCCAAGAGTTCATCTCATCCTTGCAAGGGTTTTACCATTGCTTCTGAAATATTATGGCAATATTCCACGAATAGCCATCCCAGGTACATTCTGATATTTACTTTTAATGTGCCATGCCCGCAAGAGTTTAATTGTGGAATAAATGAACCGGGCGTGGGAGTTCTATCCTAGTAACAACATATAATTTTGTTTAATCATGTTGAGCTGTAAACTAAGCTTTGATAGACCTGTATAAAATTGAAAACCCAAGCTAATGTCAGAAGTTCCGAGAAGAAGAAGGTTCTTCAGCTGCGACACAAATCCCTGGGAGAGAACGCTGAGAACACAGACCCTGAACACCTCTTTGAGAAAGGCTTGCTAGCAGCTGAAGCCAAGCCACACACAGGGGTCTGATATCAGGGACAGTTAAGAAGAATACGGAAGAGAatccaatatttgttttttaagggCACAGGCTTCCTTCTCCACAGTGGAAAAAGCCACAGATGAGAAAAGCCTGGTCCCACACTGCTCTGAGCAGTCTCTCTGGGGTGCCATCCCCTGGGGAGAAAAATGATGCCAGGTACTCACCAAACCTACTGCACATCCCCTGAAGATGATGAGCCTTGCAAAGACGTCTGGGCTCGTCCAGTATCTATGTAAAGTCATCCAGTTTAGTTCAGTTCTAATGACTTTCTGATTAGAAAcataaacgtgtgtgtgtgcgtacacGCAGTGTGATGTATGTGTAATTAATATACATGCAGGCAgttatatgtgtttattttttatttatttatttttttgcggtacgcgggcctctcactgttgtggcctctcccgttgcggaacacaggctccggacgcgcaggctcagcggccatggctcacgggcccagcctctgagcggcatgtgggatcttcccggaccggggcacgaacccatgtcccctgcatcggcaggcggactctcaaccactgcgccacgacggaagccccccccaaaaaaagaaaaaaaaattctgatataCACAAATGAGTGTGTTGAATGTAATGCAGGTGTTTTCATTAAACTTGGCTTTTTACCGTCTAGAATTTACTCCTTCACTTTGAAATTCTtacctaaaaattatttatatccctggagaatgttttcattcctttagaaatgattttttttttttttttttttggctgcacctcacggcttgcaggatcttagctccctgaccagggatcgaacccatgcccctgcagtggaaatgcggagtcctaaccactggaccgccagggaagtccccagaaatgATACACTGATTGCTCTGTGTACATGGTTGGGTTACTGATAAAGAGGGAAGAATTACTACATTCAggtgtggggtggagggaagaCAGATCACCTTTTCTATACCTGTTTGTACCAAATTCTGGAAATTATCTTGGTATGAATCCTTACTGCTGCCCTCTGAATTATGGggttatcattcccatttcacacATACTGAGGCCAAGGCTCAGAGGACCCAGGTGACTCATTCAAGCCCACACAGCTTGTGAAGGGCAAGAGCCAAGGTCCAAACCCATGTGTCACAGACTCCCCATCCACACCTTGCCAGATGGGGGGTGGGTATAGAAAGTCCTGGAAAAGCTGCGCAAGAGAGGCTTATCTTTGATTGAAGGGATCCAGGGAAGATGGGCTTCATGGTTTTTAACAGGTTACTGGGGATTATTTGTGATTTCTCCAAGAGCAGCATCCCTCTGAAgtttggaaacaaacaaacatcctGTTGTGTATAATTCACAGCTCTtcactgtagattgctttgtagACAGGGTCTCCTTTCCAAGGTTTGAAtaagtctgtctttttttttttttttttttttttttggcggtacgcgggcgtctcactgctgtggcctctccggttgcggagcacaggctccagacgcacaggctcagcggccatggctcacgggcccagccgctccgtggcatgtgggatcttcccggaccggggcacgaacccgtgtcccctgcatcggcaggcggactctcaaccactgcgccaccagggaaggccctaagTCTGTCTTTTGAGGTgctcatttttaacttttctgtgtatggtCATTAGCTACTTGAACATTCTTTGTGTCTTCCTCAGCCAGTGTATGAAGCATTGTGATGAAATGTCTTTTGAAAATCAAGAATGGGAGACACTCTGCACCCCAGTGTATTATAAAGTCCTTGTCTTGTGGATCAGGACTTCATAATACACTGTGACCAGGACACTGTAATGAGAGGCAGCACTCTGAGCCGGAGCACCAAGTTCAGGTTCTCCAATGGGAAAAGAACAGACCAGTGGGGTCTCAGAGGGGTTTAGAGTCAACACAGATACCCACAGTCCAAGTTCAGCTAAGGAAGCAACATCAGTCAATGGCCTCTTCAAACCAGGAGCCCCAGGGCCAGCCCAGACCAGTGAGGAAGCAGATGCTGTCTGTAGGCAAATCCCCAGCACCACCGAGGGAGAGGCTCCTGGTCCCCAGTGCTAGGCAGGACCTGCTTCTCCCCTCGCCTGAGCTCTTTCTGTGGGGACCAGCCAGCCTTTCCCCAGTAGATTCCACTCACCCCCGAGATTGGGGTCTACTGGAAATGCAGCCGCCTGACTGGCCTCCCCTCAATCTTCTTTAATCCTTGGATCCTGAggctaaggattttttttaattctttttttaaaaatgaaaataatacataagctttttaaagtttaattctttttaaaaatgaaactgataCATAAGCTTGGAAaaagtgaggaagaaaggaaggaactttaaaaatatagtataaaaGGTTTTCAACCAAATGTGAAAGTCTCCTTCACTCCCCGCTTCTGTTTCCCAGATTTAACCAgagttgatagtttcctttgtaTCTTTGGAGAAGTTCTATCcataatatatgaatatgtgtaagcctttttaaaatttacgtgTGATTTTTGCTCCTCCATGTCTtacctttttaatttaatatatattacagATCTTTCCAGAACATCCGTGCAGATCtacctctttattttctcttcatttatttattttattaataataataaaaataataataaaaatatttcagtgagaTATGGGTGTTCTGAACTCTTAAGTGTCTTAACAACATAGCTAAAAGTAAGTGAACACCAAACTTGGCAGAATTACCAAGAGAAATCGATCGATCCATAATTAGAGTGATGACCTAACCAGGTCTTTCAGAAACTGATACAGATCAATAGGCCAAAAGCAAAGAATAATGACATAGGAGGTTTGAATCACCCCATTAACAAGTTTGGTTGAGTGGAAATATGAGGGATTCTGTATTCAACAGAGAGTGCACGTTCTGTACACACTCTCATGGGATGTTTAGAAAAGCAGGCATATACTTGCTGTAAAGGAAATCTCACTGCTAATCTCGTGGTTGTAATTTCTGAAGTGGCTTTGtcatttccctctctttctttcctgagtTAGTTCTACCACTTCCTATTTCACATCTGCCTATTTTCTGACCATCTAAACTGAattcctttatttctgctttatgttcttctttcttagcTGTAATTGCTTTGTAAAGACTTtgctgctttctttttaattcatgATGGAAATGAAATGTGGGGTCTAATTTTCATCGGCTCATGGCAGCATTTTTCAGGTGAAATTTTATCATCCCTCGTGAAGGTGGGCTtctctctttcatcatttttcaTATGCTGTCTTTGCAGGATGCTGAGCTTATTCCGCAGGACTATCAGGAATCATGTCCTTTCCCCGCTTTGCTTTTCTCAATCATGCTTAATAACATCTGATACAGATGGGTGTGCTTCTATAATTTACTTGACAGATTGTCTGACTCACTAGTTTGAAAGGAACGGTTTGCGTCTCTTTGACTCACAGCTGACCCTGGTAGCTAAATCAGTACCTTATACATAGTCAGtactcgataaatatttgttgaataaattagcaccaaaaaaaaaaccagatctGGAATTAAATTGGTCATCTCAAAGCCCATTTATTAAGGTTTTAACACATTATTACAGGAAGCGTGGAAGCCAGGaatctgagggaggagggaaccCACTGTTTGTCCAAGTAATCATCTCCACACTGACTCCTGAGTGCCAGGGGAAATGTGCTTCATGTTAAGGCATTGAGCCTCTGCTCTCTAACACACTGCTAGTAGAATATAAAATGCCTCTTCCGCTGTATGGGGAAGGTTTGGCAAGATACACATGCCAGTTGATGTAGCCATTTGGACTCTAAGAGTTTTTCCCATAAAAGTGGTCACACAGTCTGCACGGTCGTGTGTATGGTAAGAAAATCTTAAATAGCTGTCGTCTGAGGTTAGCGTTCAGAGCTGGGTCCATACACCTCAGGGGTGCATTTGATGACCCCTTGAAACAGGGCAGAAAAGTCAcaactatttatatttattttctaaataaaagataGAAATTCAGCTTCACTAATATTTACAATTAGAATGACTCTACACCATCGCTCAATCAGCAGTTTTGGGTCAGATGGCCAGTTAGACACTGAATTTCCAGGGGAAGGAGGACAGAAGTTCCCATCTCActtgttgatttgtttttaacataCGACTGCTTTTTGCAGTTTCCATGTGTCCAGTTGAGTGGATTTCTAGATTATTCCCTAATTCGATATTATAAAGGCACAAGCAGCCTCAGCCGTTTCAGGACATGACCCTCACTCTTCCAGGGACGCCCTGGCGGAAGGAGCAGACGGAGGACCTGCAGCGGGTGCTCAGGACCGTGGACAGCGAGATCCCACTGGTCCTTGTCAGCGGCAACCATGACGTGGGCAATGTCCCCACCCCCGAGACCATCGCGGAGTTCCAGCAGACTTGGGGAGATGACTATTTCAGCTTCTGGGTTGGGGGCGTCCTGTTCCTCGTCCTCAACTCCCAGTTCTTATACGATGCCTCCATGTGCCCTGCCTTGAAGCAGGCCCAGGACCAGTGGCTGGACCAGCAGCTGAGCATCGCAGGGCAGCGGAAGTGCCAGCACGCCATCGTCTTCCAGCACATCCCGCTGTTCCTGCAGAGCGTCGACGAGGACGACAGCTACTTCAACCTCACCAAGCTGGTGCGAAAGGAGATGGCAGACAAGTTCTCCCGAGCAGGTAGGCCTGGGGCCCCAGGTGTCCGGGTGATCTGGAGAGGAGGTGTCCAGATCCTTCTGCTGCCCCTCTACGGCCTGGCAAAGGGGAGGGAGAATGGGGCTTTGGGCAGGACTGGATTCTCATCCCAGCTCTGGCACTcatggctgtgtggccttagagGAGCTGCCTTGCcctccaagcctcagcttcctcgtcTGTAAAGTAGGAGTAGCAGAAGCAGCTCTCTCGTGGGGTggctgtgaggattcagtgagaaggGGCCTGGATGGGATTAGAACAGCCCCAAGCTGAGTACTGAAGTTATAGCTGCTCACAGCTGAGGATGGGGACCCTGCAGGTTGGGGGCtattgggggctggggggggccGGGCGGGTCTGGTCTGAGTGTGGCTGTATGTGCCCCAGGCAAAGGAAGACGCCAGGAgtatcttttctcatttctctgggaAGCAGGAACTTACCCAAGGGCAGATGATATTTAAGAGCCAAACCCTACCAGTATTAGATGTAACCTGGGAAATCCTGGAATGTGGCCATAGGGCAGGTCCTGGAGCCTCATCAGTGTTCCTTTAGTGAGGTGGACTGAGTTCTCCTCCAGAAGTAAGAGGAGAAATCTGTTTAGTCTGATCTTAACCCTGCTGTGAATTTTAAGCTAATCATACACCTGACACATACgtgagcgcacacacacacacacacacacacacacacagtgaggaCACTCCGTTTCTAGAGATCTCAGTTCCGGTGGCGCTGTGTGCACCGCCAGCCCACACACCTCATTCCTCCTCCTGGGAGCACCTGCAGCTTTCCTCTCACGAGAAATGGTGCGTTCTCGGCCGGTTCCCTGCGTTACCACTGCCTTGGCAGGATGCCAGTTTTGACGGCTGCTGTGTCTCTTGTTTGGGTCCTAATGCCTCCTTTCAGATCTTTCCAGAGTGTACTTCATCGGGCGCCTCTGAAATAtaaatgcattcttttatttgttagggggtagggagagggagagggcctGACCCAATAAGTAGCaagcattcattaaaaaaaaatcctggcacTCTTTTCACCTTTGAGCATTAAATGTGTTCACATTTACTTGTGAAAAGTACAATAGGCCCTTCTGTATTTTCGAGACATTTTACAAAAAGCTTGCATAATTGGAGACGTTTTCCAACTGTTCCATGGAGATGAAGTTGGAAAACTTCTATCAAAGCCTTTGAAATTTTATGCCATGCTTGAGTTGGTGCAGAAAaccaactttttttgtttttgttgacaAGGAAATGAAGTGTCAAGATGGCATCAGCACCACCACGGAGACTATTTTGTAACAGAGAATAATGCCGGAGAGAACACTTAGTGCCACTgaaatgattccttttatatcaaATGTTAAATGATGCAAGTGCCGTCCCCATGGCTGCCCTTTGCTGTCAGCCACATCCTTGAGTGGCATGGGGTTCTGGGTGTCCCACTGTAGGACGGAGCACATGCGGTCCAGGAGCAGCCCCAGATACTGAGACCTGGAGACGTTTATAAAGAGGGCGATCCCAGCTCTAACAGCGCATCCTCGGGGGAATCCTGCTGCCCACCCACCAGGAACCCCAGAGGGTGACATCGCATCTGGGATGCACCAACCACCTCCCCCGTCAGGCCTGCAGCCCTGTAAGCGCAGGGAGGATTTGTCGGCACCCCCAGAGCTGGTCTGTGTCTCGGAGGTGGGCTCCAATTGTCCCAACTCACAGAGACTGACATCTACCACCAGAAtggcattttattaatttaaaaaaaatttttttaaacatctttattggagtataattgctttacattggtgtgttagtttctgctttataacaaagtgaatcagctgtacgtatacatatatccccatatctcctccctctcgcatctccctcccaccctccctatcccaccccctaggtagTCACCAAGTACCAGGCTGATCTCGCtctgctgtgcggctgcttcccgttggctatctattttacattttattaatttagagCAAGGCTGAAATCCTCCCCTTAACCCTAGCAGTGCAGTCTCTTCCCGTAGGCAGAACAGCATGGAAGGCCCAGTTATAATCAGGAGGCTGCTTGCCGAGCATGAGACAGAGCAGAGGGACTAGTTTTCTTATCTGCTCTTTATTTTTCAacagaagtataattgatttacaatactgtgttagtttcaagtatacaacatagtgattcagtatttttgcagattatgctccattataaattattacaagatattgggtataattccctgtgttgtacagtacatccttgttacttatgtattttatatatagtggttggtatctgttaattccatacccctaatttgtcccttctcccttccctctcccctttgataaccacaagtttgttttctatgtctgtaagtctgtttctgttttgcatatacattcattggtattattttttagattccacatataagtgataccatatagtatttgtctttctctgtctgacatatgtCACTGGGCATAatagtctttaggtccatccgtgttgctgcagatggcagtattccttttttatggctgagtaatattcctgtgtgtgtgtgtgtgtgtgtgtgtgtgtgtgtgtgtgtgtgtgtgtgtgtatcacatcttcttaatccagttgtctattgatgggcacttgagttgcttccatgtcttggctactgtaaataatctTATCAGCTCTTAATGGCCTCTGGTTCTGGAACTCTGATGGATTCTTCTCCAGTAGGGCCTCCTTGCCCAGGAAGATTGATACTTCATGTGCCTTTAATTCTGCCTCTTTAATAGCTCTCCAGCCTGTCCACTTCTTTAGGCCACCATTGCCTCTCAGCTGGGTGGTGGCAACAGCTTTCACTTGGTCCCCCGCCCCACTCTTGCCCCATTCTGGTCCATTCTCCGCTACATCCAGAGGAGTATGTAGCCCAACAGCATCTACCCTTCTGAGGCCCCTTCATACATAGGGTAAGGCTGTCCTCACCCTTTGTCACTGTCTCTGCCTCTTCCATTTCATCTGGCCAGCGCCGCCTCAACTTCCTGTATGAggtgcccccagccctgccccgccAGGTTCTTCCTCAGCTTCCCTTGCTCCCAGTGCATTTGAAAGTGTCAGCCTGTCTGAAGCCCCTCTAGACTCTCAGCTCCTTGAGTGCAGGGGAGGCCTGGCTCGGGTCTTAGCCTATAATAAATGCTTCATCAGTGTTTGTGGAATGAGTGAAGGATGAACCTCTG
This genomic stretch from Globicephala melas chromosome 15, mGloMel1.2, whole genome shotgun sequence harbors:
- the CPPED1 gene encoding serine/threonine-protein phosphatase CPPED1 isoform X2; translated protein: MSAAEAGGVFLRARGRTLDAFSSEKEREWKGPFYFIQGADPQFGLMKAWSTGDCDSGGDEWKQEIRLTEQAVQAINKLSPKPKFFVLCGDLVHAMPGTPWRKEQTEDLQRVLRTVDSEIPLVLVSGNHDVGNVPTPETIAEFQQTWGDDYFSFWVGGVLFLVLNSQFLYDASMCPALKQAQDQWLDQQLSIAGQRKCQHAIVFQHIPLFLQSVDEDDSYFNLTKLVRKEMADKFSRAEPENSRCAGDGLGCGPHGRSHSRNGRQCPDGPTHRGGRTP
- the CPPED1 gene encoding serine/threonine-protein phosphatase CPPED1 isoform X3 encodes the protein MSAAEAGGVFLRARGRTLDAFSSEKEREWKGPFYFIQGADPQFGLMKAWSTGDCDSGGDEWKQEIRLTEQAVQAINKLSPKPKFFVLCGDLVHAMPGTPWRKEQTEDLQRVLRTVDSEIPLVLVSGNHDVGNVPTPETIAEFQQTWGDDYFSFWVGGVLFLVLNSQFLYDASMCPALKQAQDQWLDQQLSIAGQRKCQHAIVFQHIPLFLQSVDEDDSYFNLTKLVRKEMADKFSRAEPENSRCAGDGLGCGPHGRSHSRNGRQCPDGPTHRGGR